Proteins from a genomic interval of Stenotrophomonas sp. 24(2023):
- the murF gene encoding UDP-N-acetylmuramoyl-tripeptide--D-alanyl-D-alanine ligase, with the protein MKRTLLSLIAHWAGGEIHGDDVAIDAISNDTRNLRPGSLYVALRGERFDGHDFAADALARGASALLVERLLPVELPQVLVADSERALARIAAGMQRDRGTELFAITGSNGKTSVKSLLLAILQQVAQADGTVVYANPGNRNNEIGLPLAVIDAPEDADYAVYEMGAGKPGDIAYLTDIARPRYALVNNIAPAHLERMGTLQGVALTKGAIYAALPADGVAVINADDAYGIWFEQHFIGPPPRCRVLRFGLDHSADITARDIRPTAAGSQFTLVTPAGQVPVALGLPGRHNIGNALAATALALAAGIALDRIVAGLIAAEPVPGRQIAHQLPNGAVLVDDSYNANPGSLAAAIDALAAAPEEGWLVLGDMRELGPDGAALHAQAGLRARQAGLKRLYALGELSAAAAAAFGEGGRHFTTHDALSQALKDELHAGVRCLVKGSRGSAMDTIVKALLAQGEESPHVV; encoded by the coding sequence ATGAAGCGCACCCTGCTGTCGCTGATCGCGCACTGGGCCGGCGGCGAGATCCACGGCGACGACGTGGCCATCGATGCAATCAGCAACGACACCCGCAACCTTCGCCCGGGCAGCCTGTACGTGGCGCTGCGCGGCGAGCGTTTCGACGGCCATGATTTTGCGGCCGATGCGCTGGCACGCGGTGCCAGTGCCCTGCTGGTCGAGCGCCTGTTGCCGGTCGAACTGCCGCAGGTGCTGGTGGCCGACAGTGAACGCGCGCTGGCGCGCATTGCCGCCGGCATGCAGCGCGACCGTGGCACTGAACTGTTCGCCATCACCGGCAGCAACGGCAAGACCAGCGTCAAGAGCCTGCTGCTGGCGATCCTGCAGCAGGTGGCGCAGGCCGATGGCACGGTGGTGTATGCCAACCCGGGCAACCGCAACAACGAGATCGGCCTGCCGCTGGCGGTCATCGATGCGCCGGAAGATGCCGACTACGCGGTCTACGAGATGGGCGCCGGCAAGCCGGGCGACATCGCCTACCTGACCGACATCGCCCGCCCGCGCTACGCACTGGTCAACAACATCGCCCCGGCGCATCTGGAACGCATGGGTACCCTGCAGGGCGTGGCCCTGACCAAGGGCGCCATCTATGCCGCGCTGCCGGCCGATGGCGTGGCTGTCATCAATGCCGACGATGCCTATGGCATCTGGTTCGAGCAGCATTTCATCGGCCCCCCGCCGCGCTGCCGCGTGCTGCGCTTCGGCCTGGACCACAGCGCGGACATCACCGCGCGCGACATCCGCCCAACCGCTGCCGGCAGCCAGTTCACCCTGGTGACCCCTGCCGGCCAGGTGCCGGTGGCGCTGGGCCTGCCGGGCCGCCACAACATCGGCAACGCGCTGGCGGCCACCGCGCTGGCGCTGGCCGCCGGCATCGCGCTGGACCGCATCGTCGCCGGCCTGATCGCCGCCGAACCGGTGCCGGGCCGGCAGATCGCCCACCAGCTGCCCAACGGTGCGGTGCTGGTGGATGACAGCTACAACGCCAACCCCGGCTCGCTGGCCGCGGCCATCGATGCGCTGGCCGCGGCCCCGGAAGAGGGCTGGCTGGTGCTGGGCGACATGCGCGAGCTGGGCCCGGATGGGGCGGCGCTGCACGCCCAGGCCGGGCTGCGTGCGCGCCAGGCCGGGCTCAAGCGCCTGTATGCGCTGGGCGAACTCAGCGCCGCCGCTGCGGCTGCCTTCGGTGAGGGCGGCCGTCATTTCACGACCCATGACGCGCTGTCGCAGGCGCTCAAGGACGAGCTGCACGCGGGCGTGCGCTGCCTGGTCAAGGGCTCCCGTGGCAGTGCCATGGACACGATCGTCAAGGCGCTGTTGGCGCAAGGAGAGGAATCCCCGCATGTTGTATGA
- the ftsW gene encoding putative lipid II flippase FtsW: MNDLSRQATRLEAIGGHYDKWLLGAMIALTGLGVIMVASSSIALMSSPFYYLNRHLIFLAIGIVLAVIAARTELKTIEQYNQVLLLGCFALLVVVFVPGLGSSVNGARRWINLGISKFQTVEAVKVLYIVWLSSYLVRFRDEVNATWPAMLKPLGVAGALVVLLLLQPDFGSSTLLLAITAGMLVLGGVNMPRMSMPVIIGLVGMSALAIIEPYRMRRITSFLDPWADQQGDGYQLSNALMAVGRGEWTGVGLGNSVQKLYYLPEAHTDFIFSVTAEEFGFLGTCTIIALYALLVGRTFWLGMRCVEMKRHFSGYIAFGIGLWISMQTFVSIGVNLGILPTKGLTLPLISSGGSSVLMTCVAMGLLLRVSYELDRAERRQAVRMGATEESAVGEPSGIDLPPAPPAAAAAPAGANAAAAPAAEPARGTSRLQSRIEPTFGRMG; this comes from the coding sequence ATGAACGACCTGTCGCGCCAGGCAACACGCCTTGAAGCCATCGGAGGCCACTATGACAAGTGGCTGCTCGGCGCGATGATCGCGCTGACCGGGCTGGGCGTGATCATGGTGGCGTCCAGTTCGATCGCGCTGATGTCCAGCCCGTTCTACTACCTCAACCGCCACCTGATCTTCCTGGCGATCGGCATCGTGCTGGCGGTCATCGCCGCGCGTACCGAACTGAAGACCATCGAGCAGTACAACCAGGTGCTGCTGCTGGGCTGCTTCGCGCTGCTGGTGGTGGTGTTCGTGCCGGGCCTGGGCAGCAGCGTCAACGGTGCCCGCCGCTGGATCAACCTGGGCATTTCCAAGTTCCAGACCGTTGAAGCGGTGAAGGTGCTCTACATCGTGTGGCTGTCCAGCTACCTGGTGCGCTTCCGCGACGAGGTCAACGCCACCTGGCCGGCCATGCTCAAGCCGCTGGGCGTGGCCGGTGCGCTGGTGGTGCTGCTGCTGCTGCAGCCGGACTTCGGTTCGTCCACGCTGCTGCTGGCGATCACCGCCGGCATGCTGGTGCTGGGCGGGGTGAACATGCCGCGCATGTCGATGCCGGTGATCATCGGCCTGGTCGGCATGAGCGCGCTGGCGATCATCGAGCCGTACCGCATGCGCCGCATCACCTCCTTCCTGGACCCGTGGGCCGACCAGCAGGGCGACGGCTACCAGCTGTCCAACGCGCTGATGGCCGTGGGCCGTGGCGAGTGGACCGGCGTGGGCCTGGGCAACTCGGTGCAGAAGCTGTACTACCTGCCCGAAGCGCACACCGACTTCATCTTCTCGGTCACCGCCGAGGAATTCGGCTTCCTGGGTACCTGCACCATCATCGCCCTGTATGCGCTGCTGGTCGGCCGTACCTTCTGGCTGGGCATGCGCTGTGTGGAAATGAAGCGCCATTTCTCCGGCTACATCGCCTTCGGCATCGGCCTGTGGATCAGCATGCAGACCTTCGTGTCGATCGGGGTCAACCTGGGCATCCTGCCGACCAAGGGCCTGACCCTGCCGCTGATCTCCTCGGGCGGCTCGTCGGTGCTGATGACCTGCGTGGCGATGGGCCTGCTGCTGCGCGTGTCGTATGAACTGGACCGCGCCGAGCGCCGCCAGGCCGTGCGCATGGGCGCCACCGAGGAAAGCGCGGTCGGCGAACCGTCCGGCATCGACCTGCCGCCGGCACCGCCCGCCGCGGCGGCCGCGCCCGCCGGGGCCAACGCCGCTGCTGCACCGGCGGCCGAACCGGCACGTGGCACCAGCCGCCTGCAGTCGCGCATCGAGCCCACGTTCGGGAGGATGGGATGA
- the mraY gene encoding phospho-N-acetylmuramoyl-pentapeptide-transferase, translating to MLYELARWLQQLESLFGLFNYQTFRAILAALTALFLSLWLGPAVIRRLAQFKGGQPIRKDGPQTHFSKAGTPTMGGSLILLTVTLSVLMWADLRNRYIWLVLAVMLCFGAIGWYDDWIKIVRRDPNGLKSRWKYLLQSIFGLAAGIFLFQTADVPAALTFYIPMFKSVALPLAGIGFVAIAYFWIVGFSNAVNLTDGLDGLAIMPTVLVACALGVFAYASGNVVFANYLQIPQIPGAGELVIICAAIAGAGLGFLWFNTYPAMVFMGDIGALALGAVLGTIAVITRQELVLVIMGGVFVIETLSVMIQVASFKLTGKRVFRMAPIHHHFELKGWPEPRVIVRFWIISVVLVLIGLATLKVR from the coding sequence ATGTTGTATGAACTGGCTCGATGGTTGCAGCAGTTGGAGAGCCTGTTCGGGCTGTTCAACTACCAGACGTTCCGCGCCATCCTTGCCGCGCTGACGGCCCTGTTCCTGTCGCTGTGGCTCGGCCCGGCGGTGATCCGCCGGCTTGCCCAGTTCAAGGGCGGCCAGCCGATCCGCAAGGACGGCCCGCAGACCCATTTCTCCAAGGCCGGCACGCCGACCATGGGCGGTTCGCTGATCCTGCTCACCGTCACCCTGTCGGTGCTGATGTGGGCTGACCTGCGCAACCGCTACATCTGGCTGGTGCTGGCGGTGATGCTGTGCTTCGGCGCCATCGGCTGGTACGACGACTGGATCAAGATCGTCCGCCGCGACCCGAACGGCCTGAAGTCGCGCTGGAAGTACCTGCTGCAGTCGATCTTCGGCCTGGCCGCGGGCATCTTCCTGTTCCAGACCGCCGATGTGCCGGCGGCGCTGACCTTCTACATCCCGATGTTCAAGTCGGTGGCGCTGCCGCTGGCCGGCATCGGCTTCGTGGCCATCGCCTATTTCTGGATCGTCGGCTTCTCCAACGCGGTGAACCTGACCGACGGCCTGGACGGCCTGGCGATCATGCCCACCGTGCTGGTGGCCTGTGCGCTGGGCGTGTTCGCCTATGCCTCGGGCAACGTGGTGTTCGCCAACTACCTGCAGATCCCGCAGATTCCGGGCGCGGGCGAACTGGTCATCATCTGCGCGGCCATCGCCGGTGCCGGCCTGGGCTTCCTGTGGTTCAACACCTACCCGGCCATGGTGTTCATGGGTGACATCGGCGCGCTGGCACTGGGCGCGGTGCTGGGCACCATCGCCGTCATCACCCGCCAGGAGCTGGTGCTGGTGATCATGGGCGGCGTGTTCGTCATCGAAACACTGTCGGTGATGATCCAGGTCGCTTCGTTCAAGCTGACCGGCAAGCGCGTGTTCCGCATGGCCCCCATCCACCACCACTTCGAACTGAAGGGCTGGCCGGAGCCGCGCGTGATCGTGCGCTTCTGGATCATCTCGGTGGTACTGGTGCTGATCGGCCTGGCCACGCTGAAGGTGCGCTGA